The proteins below come from a single Triticum aestivum cultivar Chinese Spring chromosome 5D, IWGSC CS RefSeq v2.1, whole genome shotgun sequence genomic window:
- the LOC123121985 gene encoding uncharacterized protein — protein MALRCAAGGGGGAYLTPRRSRCCGVGSARPSATTRGTRGLSLLLRIPSSQYSKAPWALRCSPDSPPLEGDQHSDRTGASGALKAMVCDMFRPLVRNISDIRSLRTVFDLEDYQVGMLFGAFLGCVGCYQLWKAAPSIFVDAALAYAFYKLSVVSSEVRRQGKCNDLLTRLKFGIVVIMATKDFRKNYELLDIVKMPVFFLYLSTFIFDVARMKKYAKHYLILTVNLLRMKGGAQELFRIMFYPSYTSPYDDCFRRK, from the exons ATGGCCCTTAGGtgcgcggccggcggcggcggcggcgcctaccTGACGCCGCGGAGAAGCAGATGCTGCGGCGTCGGCTCTGCGCGACCCTCAGCCACCACCAGGGGGACACGAGGGCTCAGCCTCCTCCTGAGGATCCCGTCCTCGCAATACTCCAAAGCTCCATGGGCGTTG CGGTGCTCGCCTGATTCCCCCCCTCTGGAGGGTGACCAGCATTCAGATCGAACTGGGGCGTCGGGGGCGCTGAAGGCCATGGTGTGCGACATGTTCAGGCCCCTGGTGCGGAACATCTCGGACATCCGATCCCTTCGCACTGTCTTTGACCTCGAGGATTACCAAGTCGGCATGCTGTTTG GTGCTTTTCTTGGCTGCGTCGGGTGCTACCAGCTGTGGAAGGCTGCTCCTTCCATCTTTGTCGATGCTGCCCTTGCCTATGCATTCTATAAACTGAGCGTTGTGTCCTCGGAGGTGCGCCGGCAGGGCAAATGCAATGATTTGCTGACTCGCTTGAAATTTG GTATTGTGGTTATTATGGCTACTAAGGACTTCAGGAAGAACTATGAACTCTTGGATATTGTCAA GATGCCTGTTTTCTTTCTTTATCTTTCGACATTCATTTTTGACGTGGCACGCATGAAGAAATATGCAAAGCATTATCTGATTCTCACAGTTAATTTATTGAGAATGAAGGGCGGAGCTCAAGAACTGTTCAGAATAATGTTTTATCCAAGCTATACATCTCCATATGATGATTGCTTCCGTAGGAAATAA